From one Catenuloplanes nepalensis genomic stretch:
- a CDS encoding mannosyltransferase family protein, with product MTVAQAAPDTEATAAPERFSPLWHVTIVLGLYVAIRSLQSAAISWLALPGATVADSLLSWDAGWFVRVAGEGYPTGYTYDEDGTLVGNGIAFFPLYPALIRLVSFTGLSLPDAALVVTWACGAAAAVALFQLGTRLYDRRTGYALTVLVIAQPMSVVLNMGYSEGLFLALAAGALLAAHRRAWVWMGVLGLAGALARPTGFALTVALGVAALLAWRTETRRGRITALGAAAVAMAGTPAYLLWAGHRIGDWDAWFRVQTAGWGSTFDFGRSTLAFLGNTLRTGNGWVQVSVAWILIGAVVLAVVAVLHRPWWPLVAYGLVTLVLVVGQGGYYHSKPRLLVPVLLILLPLATALGRARWRTIVPALAGYAAFGLWYGAYLVTVWPYTI from the coding sequence GTGACCGTGGCACAGGCCGCTCCCGACACGGAGGCGACGGCGGCGCCGGAGCGGTTCTCGCCGCTCTGGCACGTCACGATCGTGCTCGGCCTCTACGTGGCGATCCGGAGCCTGCAGTCCGCGGCCATCTCCTGGCTCGCGCTGCCCGGCGCCACGGTCGCGGACAGCCTGCTCTCCTGGGACGCCGGCTGGTTCGTCCGGGTCGCCGGCGAGGGCTACCCGACCGGCTACACCTACGACGAGGACGGCACGCTCGTCGGCAACGGCATCGCGTTCTTCCCGCTCTACCCCGCGCTGATCCGGCTGGTCTCGTTCACCGGGCTCAGCCTGCCGGACGCCGCGCTCGTCGTCACCTGGGCCTGCGGCGCCGCGGCCGCGGTCGCGCTGTTCCAGCTCGGCACCCGCCTCTACGACCGGCGCACCGGCTACGCGCTCACCGTGCTGGTGATCGCGCAGCCGATGTCCGTGGTGCTGAACATGGGCTACTCCGAGGGGCTGTTCCTGGCGCTCGCGGCCGGTGCGCTGCTGGCCGCGCACCGGCGGGCCTGGGTCTGGATGGGCGTGCTCGGCCTGGCCGGCGCGCTGGCCAGGCCGACCGGTTTCGCGCTGACCGTGGCGCTCGGTGTCGCGGCGCTGCTGGCCTGGCGCACCGAGACCCGCCGGGGCCGGATCACCGCGCTCGGCGCGGCCGCGGTCGCGATGGCCGGCACCCCGGCCTACCTGCTCTGGGCCGGGCACCGGATCGGCGACTGGGACGCCTGGTTCCGGGTGCAGACCGCGGGCTGGGGGTCCACGTTCGACTTCGGCCGCAGCACGCTGGCGTTCCTGGGCAACACGCTGCGCACCGGCAACGGCTGGGTGCAGGTCAGCGTGGCCTGGATCCTGATCGGCGCGGTCGTGCTCGCGGTCGTGGCGGTGCTGCACCGGCCGTGGTGGCCGCTGGTCGCCTACGGACTGGTCACGCTCGTGCTGGTCGTCGGCCAGGGTGGGTACTACCATTCCAAGCCGCGCCTGCTCGTACCCGTGCTGCTGATCCTGTTGCCACTCGCGACCGCGCTGGGCCGTGCCCGCTGGCGCACGATCGTCCCCGCGCTCGCCGGCTACGCCGCGTTCGGCCTCTGGTACGGCGCCTATCTCGTCACCGTCTGGCCCTACACGATCTGA